A single Kwoniella bestiolae CBS 10118 chromosome 8, complete sequence DNA region contains:
- a CDS encoding mitochondrial 54S ribosomal protein uL2m, whose protein sequence is MASLSRSVNAARSAATRSSLASTSRLVVVRGYATPSAVKKDEGQQMMFGGPPPKRKDEGAVLKTYTGKGYPFIPSLRHVVYPFHPHLHKGGPLRELTIPLRRKGGRNNTGRIVNRHVGGGHKRRLRTIDFHRVEGGQHDVIRIEYDPGRSAHIALIKKRGSSPSNVEGLGSIEEIEEALKEENRNTQKSLEAVKAGYSYIIAPEGLRKGDTVISYRKGIPESLIKQFDNTSSTSTSGSGTSVPTGQEDRVGATDTPEMRRALGLLRTVTLKPGNVLPLFLIPPGTQVHNLSLTTDGKMQLCRSAGTFAQIVSHQSSDGRSIGGSDVLTMGGGFDENGQRLAKAGYVLVKMQSGEVRKLDPGCVATIGVVSNKEHQSRSLGKAGRSRWMGKRPHVRGVAMNAVDHPHGGGRGKQKGNKHPRSIYGLLQHVRTRRPKDKDGNKSVVTERPRGKQTAAKH, encoded by the exons ATGGCTTCTCTCTCAAGATCAGTTAACGCTGCTCGATCAGCTGCTACTCGATCATCCCTCGCTTCGACCTCTCGTCTGGTCGTTGTGAGAGGATATGCTACTCCCTCCGcagtgaagaaggatgaaggtcAACAAATGATGTTTGGTGGTCCACCTCcgaagaggaaagatgaaggtgCGGTGTTGAAGACTTATACAGGGAAGGGATACCCTTTCATTCCC TCCCTCCGACACGTCGTCtaccccttccatccccacctGCACAAAGGTGGTCCCCTCCGAGAACTTACCATCCCCCTCCGACGCAAGGGCGGGCGAAATAACACCGGTCGAATCGTCAACCGACACGTAGGAGGAGGGCACAAGCGAAGATTGAGAACCATCGATTTCCACAGAGTAGAAGGTGGACAACACGACGTAATTAGAATAGAGTACGATCCAGGACGATCAGCCCATATTGCCCtgatcaagaagaggggatcatcaccctcaaatGTGGAGGGATTGGGGAGTATagaagagattgaggaagCTTTGAAAGAGGAAAATCGAAACACGCAGAAATCGTTGGAAGCGGTCAAAGCGGGCTATTCATACATTATCGCTCCCGAGGGATTGAGGAAGGGGGACACTGTGATCTCTTATAGGAAAGGTATACCCGAGAGCCTGATCAAACAATTCGATAatacctcttcaacctcaacctcaggTTCGGGAACAAGTGTACCCACAGGACAAGAAGATAGGGTAGGAGCCACAGATACGCCCGAGATGAGGCGTGCCCTAGGTCTACTCAGAACAGTCACCCTCAAGCCTGGGAATGTcttacccctcttcctcattccccCCGGTACGCAGGTACATAACCTGTCATTAACGACGGACGGGAAGATGCAACTCTGTCGATCGGCCGGTACGTTCGCGCAGATCGTTTCGCACCAGTCCTCTGACGGACGATCTATCGGTGGTTCAGATGTGTTGacgatgggaggaggattcgACGAGAATGGTCAGAGGTTGGCTAAAGCCGGTTATGTATTGGTCAAGATGCAGTCGGGGGAAGTTAGGAAGTTGGATCCTGGTTGTGTGGCTACGATTGGGGTGGTGAGCAA CAAAGAACATCAATCCCGCTCCCTCGGTAAAGCCGgacgatcaagatggatgggtaAACGCCCCCACGTCAGAGGAGTAGCTATGAACGCGGTCGACCACCCACACGGTGGTGGTAGAGGTAAACAAAAGGGTAATAAGCATCCTCGATCGATTTATGGATTGTTACAACATGTTAGGACTAGACGACCTAAGGATAAGGATGGGAATAAATC CGTCGTCACTGAGCGACCGAGGGGTAAACAGACGGCTGCCAAGCATTAa